A stretch of Octopus bimaculoides isolate UCB-OBI-ISO-001 chromosome 23, ASM119413v2, whole genome shotgun sequence DNA encodes these proteins:
- the LOC106883602 gene encoding guanylate cyclase 32E: MEHKKTIKINQNHRLFYTNVFPASKKWWHQLTRNTNQRKTTLFNISESSRNVWQILFFVMTIKLSSASPFPISDSSVPNVDFAYISPNSLTLPNQTLWLGFLPAMLLGGGGKRSAGALTTAIEDVNQSKEFTRNGIKLGFCYYDAKGNSLAALKAMTALYMKGVSAFIGPEGTCNYEAALATAWNIPLISYKCSEEVQMKQNHLLTFARTQPSTSKVSESIIALLQHYQWFQFVIVVGSRPIWQETADALTKLAAKNNFTVRDVAHFDEPYISGGGVRKIVMDTYENTHIYIFLGDHHALTEFVRTLKSMGLTDSGDYVTIGVNDQPDDPAKRIKYFIFEPFEKKESLTMNEIKAFQSVLIMAPRGPSNPNWDSFLERTRQNLGREPFYVPSLPFKKNPVSKDSLL; encoded by the exons ATGGAACACAAGAAGACCATTAAAATAAACCAAAACCATAGACTATTCTACACCAATGTATTCCCAGCATCCAAAAAATGGTGGCACCAGTTAACAAGAAATACAAACCAAAGAAAGACAACTCTCTTCAATATCTCAGAATCATCTAGAAATGTCTGGCAAATTCTCTTCTTTGTGATGACAATTAAACTCAGTTCAGCTAGTCCATTTCCAATTTCTGATTCTTCAGTGCCAAATGTGGATTTTGCTTACATTTCACCAAATTCTTTAACTTTACCAAACCAGACGTTATGGCTTGGTTTCTTGCCAGCCATGCTTCTTGGAGGCGGTGGCAAGAGGTCAGCTGGTGCACTGACCACAGCCATTGAAGATGTAAACCAAAGTAAAGAATTCACCAGGAATGGTATAAAGCTTGGTTTCTGTTACTATGATGCTAAAGGAAATTCTTTGGCTGCCTTGAAAGCCATGACAGCATTATACATGAAGGGTGTGTCTGCTTTCATTGGACCAGAAGGTACTTGTAACTATGAAGCTGCCCTAGCAACAGCCTGGAATATTCCATTGATTTCCTAT AAATGTTCCGAAGAGgttcaaatgaaacaaaaccatttgctCACATTTGCCAGAACTCAGCCATCAACATCCAAAGTAAGTGAATCGATTATTGCACTTCTGCAACATTATCAATGGTTTCAGTTTGTTATTGTGGTTGGTAGTCGTCCAATCTGGCAGGAGACGGCTGATGCTCTCACTAAACTGGCGGCCAAAAACAACTTCACGGTTCGGGATGTTGCACACTTTGACGAACCCTAcataagtggtggtggtgtacgtAAGATCGTCATGGACACCTATGAAAATACTCACA tttatatatttttaggggACCATCATGCTCTTACTGAATTTGTACGGACACTGAAGTCTATGGGGCTGACAGACAGTGGGGACTATGTCACCATAGGGGTCAATGATCAACCTGATGACCCTGCAAAAAGAATAAAGTATTTCATTTTTG aaccCTTTGAGAAGAAAGAATCTCTAACAATGAATGAGATAAAAGCATTTCAGTCAGTGTTAATAATGGCACCAAGAGGTCCCAGTAACCCCAATTGGGATTCATTCCTAGAAAGAACTCGCCAAAATCTTGGCAGAGAACCTTTCTACGTTCCCTCATTGCCTTTCAAAAAAAATCCCGTGAGTAAAGATTCTTTACTGTAA